Proteins found in one Mustela lutreola isolate mMusLut2 chromosome 10, mMusLut2.pri, whole genome shotgun sequence genomic segment:
- the FUCA1 gene encoding tissue alpha-L-fucosidase, producing the protein MKSRSVGPGPVLVLLLLLLLRAASVRGVQRPRRYTPDWQSLDSRPLPDWFDKAKFGVFVHWGVFSVPAWGSEWFWWHWKGEGLPQYEQFMSDNYPPGFSYADFGPQFTARFFHPEAWTDLFQASGAKYVVLTTKHHEGFTNWPSPVSWNWNSKDVGPHRDLVGELGKALRKRNIRYGLYHSLLEWFHPLYLLDKKNGFKTQYFVRAKTMPELYDLVNRYQPDLIWSDGEWECPDTYWNSTEFLSWLYNDSPVKEQVVVNDRWGQNSSCHHGGYYNCQDKFKPESLPDHKWEMCTSIDKLSWGFRRNMVMGDIASECEIISELVQTVSLGGNYLLNIGATKDGLIVPIFQERLFAVGKWLSVNGEAIYSSKPWRIQLEKNTTSVWYTSRESAVYAIFLHWPENGVLNLASPVTTSTTQITMLGIQKDLKWSTDPEEGLLIYLPQLPLFTLPIEFGWTIKMTGVH; encoded by the exons ATGAAGTCGAGGTCGGTGGGTCCCGGGCCGGtgctggtgctgctgctgctgctgctgctccgaGCGGCGTCCGTGCGCGGGGTCCAGCGTCCGCGCCGCTACACCCCGGACTGGCAGAGTCTGGACTCCCGGCCGCTGCCGGACTGGTTCGACAAGGCCAAGTTCGGGGTGTTCGTGCACTGGGGCGTGTTCTCGGTACCGGCCTGGGGCAGCGAGTGGTTCTGGTGGCACTGGAAGGGCGAGGGGCTGCCGCAGTACGAGCAGTTCATGAGCGACAACTACCCGCCCGGCTTCAGCTACGCGGACTTCGGGCCGCAGTTCACGGCGCGCTTCTTCCACCCGGAAGCCTGGACCGACCTCTTCCAGGCGTCCGGGGCCAA GTATGTAGTCCTGACGACAAAACACCACGAAGGCTTCACAAATTGGCCAAGCCCTGTGTCTTGGAACTGGAACTCTAAGGATGTGGGTCCCCATCGTGATTTGGTTGGTGAGTTGGGAAAAGCCCTCCGGAAGAG GAATATACGTTATGGACTCTACCACTCACTTTTAGAATGGTTCCACCCACTCTACCTACTTGATAAGAAAAATGGCTTCAAAACACAGTATTTTGTCCGTGCAAAAACAATGCCAGAACTATATGACCTTGttaacag ATACCAACCTGACTTGATTTGGTCTGATGGAGAGTGGGAATGTCCTGATACTTACTGGAACTCTACGGAGTTTCTTTCTTGGCTCTACAATGATAGCCCAGTCAAG GAACAGGTAGTGGTAAATGACCGGTGGGGTCAGAACTCTTCCTGTCACCATGGAGGATACTACAACTGTCAAGATAAATTCAAGCCAGAGAGCTTGCCAGATCACAAGTGGGAAATGTGTACCTCCATAGACAAGCTCTCCTGGGGCTTTCGTCGGAACATGGTGATGGGGGACATTGCAAGTGAATGTGAAATCATTTCG GAACTGGTGCAGACCGTGAGCCTGGGAGGCAACTACCTTCTTAACATTGGAGCAACTAAAGATGGACTGATTGTTCCCATCTTCCAAGAAAGGCTTTTTGCTGTGGGGAAGTGGCTGAGCGTCAATGGGGAGGCGATCTATTCCTCTAAACCATGGAGGATACAACTGGAAAAGAACACGACGTCTGTGTG gTATACCTCAAGAGAATCGGCGGTTTATGCCATTTTCCTGCACTGGCCAGAAAACGGAGTCTTAAACCTTGCATCCCCTGTAACTACCTCGACTACACAG ATAACGATGCTGGGGATCCAGAAAGATCTGAAGTGGTCCACAGATCCGGAAGAAGGTCTGCTCATTTACCTGCCTCAGCTGCCACTCTTCACTCTGCCAATTGAGTTTGGCTGGACTATAAAGATGACAGGAGTCCATTGA